TGAGGCCGACGGGGTTGGCGTTGCGGAGGATGCCCTtgaagacggcggcgtcgaagtGGAGGATGCGAGACCTGGGGACGAAGAGGTTGAGCCATGGGTGGGGCACGTCCCAGGCGCCGGCTGACCGGAGATTCTGCTCCTCCCGCCCAACCCGGTCAAGGAACTCCACGTACGATGCGTCCCTGACGAACACGAAGCCCCGGACGAAGCTCAGCTCCTCCAGTAGCGCATCAAGTTTCTGCAAAAATAAGGATTATTTTCGAGTTCAAATCACAAATTATCACGCTAACTTAGCACCTTTGTAacaaaggaaagaaaaacacaccctataaaaatcaaattcagCTCCGTCGTTTGCTTCTTGGTTTATCAACTGCATTCAAAACTTAAATTTACCGgtgcttttgattttttttatgaaagtagtttattttctagtatCGGCTTTTAACTTGATAAGAATATAAATATCAAAGGTTTATTCATAAATTTTGTTTGTTACTTCGTTCATTTTTCTATGGCTCATCATTTGGTCAACTACTGATAAATCATTGAAAATGAACGAAGCAACAAAAATGTAATTACTGAATTACTTGCAAAATGAGTTAATGGATTGTGGTTTTCATATATACCTGATCCACGGAAGCGGCGGTGTTATCGTCATAGTACATTGCTCCCTCAATGTAATAGATCGCTACGGATCCAGTATCAATGGCAAGCCCAGTGAGCCGAGCAAGGTCGGTTGCAGAGAAGAAGGAAGACGACCTGCGGCCTTGGGTCAAGGTCCGATTGAGCTGGACCTGGCCCTCAACGTAATCGAACCCAGATCCGCTAGCCCATTTTGAGATAAGCAACTCTTGGTCGGTAGTAAATGGGTGAACATCTGAGTAAGCGATTCGAACCCATTTAACTCTTTTCGGAGCTGGTTCAAGTCTGATTCTGGCCCGGGTTATGACCCCAAACTGACCCAACCCACCTAGCACCGCGAAGAACAGGGCCGAGTTCACCTCTGGTGAGCAAGTGATCATCTCACCCATTCCTACAACCACAACATTTTTGTTGATTAGTTAATTGTGCTCTCTGTGCCCGTGGACAATAATTAACATAATGTATGTATAAGCAACGTGGACCACACTAGTCATCACCCATCACTCTATCAGATCTCAAATTATAAGAAAGACCAAACTGGAATTGTACCTGTCACCACATCAAGTTCGTGGACGTTGGAGATCTGTGGCCCATGCCGGAATGCCTGCCCACCGATGCCGGCGTTGGAGAGCGTGCCACCGACGGTGATGCGGAGGTAGTCGGTCCATACACGTGGCGTGAGACCATGCTTGAGGGCAGTGTGGAGCACGTCGATCCATAGCTGCTCGCCACCGGCATCCACATACATCCTATCAACCGACACGTCGATACGGTGACTGGTATGGTGACCGTGATCACCGAGAGCCGACATGTCAACAACAATGCCGCCCGGGGCGAAGGCCTGTCCTCGAGAGGAGTGGCCCTTGCCTCGTGGTGC
The Oryza sativa Japonica Group chromosome 6, ASM3414082v1 DNA segment above includes these coding regions:
- the LOC107276418 gene encoding cytokinin dehydrogenase 10, yielding MQVVYSNSSYTTYNIPTLCYNSMMPRAQLTTFLIVTSFLSTVPYLRAPVHGGVLTSYDVSSLDIMSKIHTDHDATTKASSDFGHIVHATPNGVFRPTFPADIAALIRLSLSQPTPFTVAPRGKGHSSRGQAFAPGGIVVDMSALGDHGHHTSHRIDVSVDRMYVDAGGEQLWIDVLHTALKHGLTPRVWTDYLRITVGGTLSNAGIGGQAFRHGPQISNVHELDVVTGMGEMITCSPEVNSALFFAVLGGLGQFGVITRARIRLEPAPKRVKWVRIAYSDVHPFTTDQELLISKWASGSGFDYVEGQVQLNRTLTQGRRSSSFFSATDLARLTGLAIDTGSVAIYYIEGAMYYDDNTAASVDQKLDALLEELSFVRGFVFVRDASYVEFLDRVGREEQNLRSAGAWDVPHPWLNLFVPRSRILHFDAAVFKGILRNANPVGLILMYPMNKDMWDDRMTAMTPDEDVFYAVGLLRSAVAGGSGGDVEQLERENAAVLELCDLAGGGIGCRQYLPHHASRDGWRRHFGAKWGRVADLKARYDPRAILSPGQGIFPPPPPPSPPPPAAGEPITAS